The window CAAGCAGACCAAAATTACCATAATCTCGCCGCTTGCCTTTGAGCGACGTACATCAAGATAACGCACTTCACCCTTATTGTGAATCTCATCATAAGCTGGAACATGATTCTTTCTTAAAATATCACGAACTTTAATTAAAACTCGGTCAATCTCCGGATCAGTAGTAAAGAAATTAGTTAACGGCACTAAATCATGCGAATGCTTTCTAAAGAAACCTATATCAAGCTTGCCGTGAACCTCACGAACTGGCACTTGTGCCTTATTACGATAGCCGGTTTCTTCTGGACTAGGCAAAGTCTGACTAACTTTAATATTATCTAAATCGGCCTTGTGCAATAGGTTCACCACTTGATTGCGTTTAAACTCAAGTTGCTTATCATACTTAATATGAGCAAGCGAAGCTAAGCCTGTTTGAACCCATTGACGACGTTCAACGTTAATTCTATCTGGACTTTCCTTCTTAATTTTCTCAATTTTAGCGAAGGCAAAATTCTTCTTTACCTTTAAAATTTTAGCTGAAACAACCTCACCTGGAAGAGCATTGTTCACAAAGACAGTCATGCCGTCTAAGTGAGCAACTCCCATTGCTTCATAAGATAGGTCGGTAATTTCTAAATCGACAATTTGATTCTTTTGCATAATTTCAATCCTTTTTAGATACTTGTTACTATTTACTAAAAAATATTATTGCTTTTTAAAAGAATAGGCACTAAAGATACTTAAAATAAATCCTAAAATCAAGCTACAAATGATTAAGCTCCAAGATCCAAAAGCAAAATCACCCTTAAGCCACATATTATTTAAAAGCATCCCCCAGTCAAACGGCCACCACATACTAAAAGCTGTGCGACTTAAGAACATGGCTAGAATTGAACTTAAAAATCCAATCCCTAAGGCAAAATATAAGTTAGTAACTCGGCAAAGCCATGAATAAAATGGAACTAGCCAAACAGAAGTGAGCAAAATTCCAGCTATAGAACCAGCCATTAACCCGATTTCTTCACTACTTGAAAAAATGAATCGTACACAAATTACTAAAGCCAAGAAAATCACGCTCATTAAAGCCGCTTGTAAAATTCCATGAATAATGCGCCCAATTTCATAAGTGAAAAGATCTTGCGGTGAAGATAAAATTTCTTTGAATTTTGTAGCCTGTTTTTGATAATAAGTACTAATACCTATTACTAAGGCAATTGACATATTCAACCAAAAATAACTCCACTGTCCTATCATCAATTGCACTGAATATTGATTATCCCAAAAGACAGCAGTCATCATTAAAATAGCAATTAATGGCAAAAGCCAAACAAGCAAACGAATAATAGTATGCTTTGTTTTTAAAAATTCAACTTTTAAAATATTAGTCATGCTTTATGCCTGCCTTTTCTAGAGTTGAAATAAATAAATCTTCCAAATCTGTCTTTTGGTCATAATCTTCTTCCAGCAAAAGCTCACCATTACCTAAGATAGCAATACGATCAGCGACTTTTTGAATTTCAGAAAGCATGTGACTAGCAATAATAATTGTCTTTCCTTGCTTTTTCTCTAACATTAATAATTCACGCAATTCATGAATTCCAAATGTATCAAGGCCATTTGTTGGTTCATCTAAAACCACTAAGTCTGGGTTTCCCATAAAAGCGAGCGCAATTCCTAGACGTTGGCGCATCCCTGTTGAAAATCCTTTAACCTTTTCTTGATTATGATCGCCAAAACCTAACGTGTTCAAAATTTGTTCTTGATCCTTATTTTCAACATGATGAAGTTTTAATTTCAATTTGATATTATCTTCAACAGTTAAATTATCAAATAAGCCCGGCTCTTCGATTAATGAACCAATAGTTTTTAAATCTTCTCGCTTCCAGTTTTCACCCTTAAAATTAATGTCGCCTTCAGTTGGCTTCTCAATTCCACTAATCATTTTCAAAAGAGTTGACTTACCAGCCCCATTCGGTCCCATGATGCAGTAAATTTTCCCTTCAGGAACATGAATATTAATCTGGCTCAAAACATGTTTATTTTTGAAGTTTTTTCCTAATTCTTTGGTGGTTAAAATATCAGTCATCTTAATCCCTCAATTTAAATTTATACTTTTTTCTGTACCTATCTATTTTACCGCTCAGAGTGCATAATTCGAAATTCTAATCATTTTTATTAATAAATTCATTGACATCTTTTTTTAAGCTTGTTATCATAATTGCAACAATTATCGTCACAGTAGTGCTTATGTTAAGCGTCAGAGAGCTGGTGGTAAAGTGCGAACCAGTCAGGCATAAGTTACGAATTACAGCGATCAATCTTTTATTCGGCCACAATCAGTGCCGTTATCACCTGATGAGAGTGCTGCAAATATGCAGTAAATAGGTGGTACCACGGTAATGCGTCCTGTTGATTAATTTCAACAGGATTTTTTTTATGGAGGATTTTTTATGAAAAAGAAAGTATCTTTTTTAGAAGCAATTATTATTTTACTCTTGCTTTTAATTATTCTAGGTATTTCAGTAATTAAATTTGGTTTAATGCCAGAGGTTCCGGTTCTATTCACAGTCTGTTTATTAGTTTTCTGGCTTAGACTCCGGGGAAATGACTGGGCTTCTATTCAAGATGGAATTAAAGAAGGAATTGGCGTTGCCATTATTCCGATCTTTATTTTTATTCTAATTGGGGCCTTGATTGGCTTGTGGATCAAGGGCAGCATCATCCCTTCAATTATGGTCCTTGGTTTCCATTTAATTAGTGGACAATTCTTCGTCCCTTCTGTTTTTATCGTTTGCTCAATCGTAGGTCTAGCTATTGGGAGCGGCTTTACTACAATTTCAACGGTTGGAATTGCCCTTTTTGGAATTGGTGCCAGCATGAATGCTAATCCAGCTCTTGTTGCTGGAGCAATCATTTCTGGAGCAGTATTTGGCGATAAAATGTCTCCTTTATCTGATTCCACCAATCTTTCTTCCGCTGTGGCAGAAAGTGAACTATTTGCCCATATCAAAAATATGATGTGGTCAACAATTCCTGCTTTTATTGTTTCTTTAATTCTTTTTTGGATTCTAGGAAACAGCGGCTCAATTGATGCTTCAAAGATCAATCATACTGTCGCAGTTTTACAGCATAACTTTATCATTACTTGGTGGGCAATCATTCCAATTATCTTAATGTTAATTTGTGCCTGGAGAAAAATCCCTGCTATTCCTACCCTATTTTTGAATATTGCTGTCACTGTCATTATGATTTTTATTCAAAATCCTCATCAATCTCTTACCGACTTAACTAACCTTATTATGAAAGGTTTCGTTGCCAAAACTAGTGACTCATCAGTGAATGCTTTATTAACTCGTGGTGGTATTTCTAGCATGATGGATACGGTTGGCTTAATTATTGCTACCTTATCTCTTGGTGGGTTATTAATGAAATTTAACATTGT of the Lactobacillus gasseri ATCC 33323 = JCM 1131 genome contains:
- a CDS encoding ABC transporter ATP-binding protein, with translation MTDILTTKELGKNFKNKHVLSQINIHVPEGKIYCIMGPNGAGKSTLLKMISGIEKPTEGDINFKGENWKREDLKTIGSLIEEPGLFDNLTVEDNIKLKLKLHHVENKDQEQILNTLGFGDHNQEKVKGFSTGMRQRLGIALAFMGNPDLVVLDEPTNGLDTFGIHELRELLMLEKKQGKTIIIASHMLSEIQKVADRIAILGNGELLLEEDYDQKTDLEDLFISTLEKAGIKHD
- the nhaC gene encoding Na+/H+ antiporter NhaC; translation: MKKKVSFLEAIIILLLLLIILGISVIKFGLMPEVPVLFTVCLLVFWLRLRGNDWASIQDGIKEGIGVAIIPIFIFILIGALIGLWIKGSIIPSIMVLGFHLISGQFFVPSVFIVCSIVGLAIGSGFTTISTVGIALFGIGASMNANPALVAGAIISGAVFGDKMSPLSDSTNLSSAVAESELFAHIKNMMWSTIPAFIVSLILFWILGNSGSIDASKINHTVAVLQHNFIITWWAIIPIILMLICAWRKIPAIPTLFLNIAVTVIMIFIQNPHQSLTDLTNLIMKGFVAKTSDSSVNALLTRGGISSMMDTVGLIIATLSLGGLLMKFNIVQTAMEPLVEHLKKPGRLVITTILSGICINLFVGEQYLSVILPGRAFKQAYDRIGLAPLALSRVLEDGGSVINYLIPWGVAGSFAASTLGVPVLAFIPFTFFSLLSPVFSILSGVSGIGLKWQNKAEK